Proteins encoded by one window of Sorangium aterium:
- a CDS encoding PadR family transcriptional regulator: protein MGGGPPGWWGDWFGGPPLRADRGGVRYLVLDVLAERARHGYEVIQAIEQRSGDTYRPSPGVIYPTLQMLEELGHARVIEAEGRKIYEITDAGREDLKANREYVDEFYERFVETSWERFAEDFGDVMKRIGSLMKMLRHAMRRGRITPSVLARTVKVLDKAAAEIEELLGEDPEGRAGRRP, encoded by the coding sequence ATGGGCGGCGGCCCGCCGGGCTGGTGGGGCGACTGGTTTGGAGGGCCGCCGCTCCGCGCCGATCGCGGCGGCGTGCGCTACCTCGTCCTCGACGTGCTCGCCGAGCGAGCTCGCCATGGCTACGAGGTCATCCAGGCGATCGAGCAGCGCAGCGGCGACACCTACCGTCCGAGCCCCGGCGTCATCTATCCGACGCTGCAGATGCTCGAGGAGCTCGGCCACGCGCGCGTCATCGAGGCCGAGGGGCGCAAGATCTACGAGATCACCGACGCGGGCCGCGAGGACCTCAAGGCGAACCGCGAGTACGTCGACGAGTTCTACGAGCGCTTCGTCGAGACCTCGTGGGAGCGATTCGCCGAGGATTTCGGCGACGTCATGAAGCGCATCGGCTCGCTCATGAAGATGCTGCGCCACGCGATGCGCCGGGGGCGCATCACGCCGTCCGTGCTCGCGCGCACCGTGAAGGTGCTCGACAAGGCGGCGGCCGAGATCGAGGAGCTGCTCGGCGAAGATCCGGAGGGGCGCGCCGGCCGGCGCCCGTGA
- the rpsD gene encoding 30S ribosomal protein S4 gives MSRYTGPRVKVMRALGVELPGLSARKTERRPYPPGQHGQARKKLSEYALRLREKQKVRLNYGLTNTQLKTLMLEARRSDLAAGTKLIELLERRLDNVIFRAGFARTIPAARQLVAHGHVLVDGKRVDIPSYRVSAGETVSVSEKRRDHRTVVEGLAKTDMEAPTWLAVDKDARQARVAALPDETSIPFPIAVQLIIEYYSQRL, from the coding sequence ATGAGCCGTTACACCGGACCTCGCGTCAAGGTCATGCGCGCGCTCGGGGTCGAGCTCCCCGGGCTGTCGGCCAGGAAGACGGAGCGGAGGCCTTACCCCCCCGGGCAGCACGGACAGGCCCGCAAGAAGCTCAGCGAGTACGCCCTGCGGCTCCGCGAGAAGCAGAAGGTCAGGCTCAACTACGGCCTCACCAACACGCAGCTGAAGACGCTCATGCTCGAGGCGCGCAGGAGCGACCTCGCCGCCGGGACGAAGCTCATCGAGCTGCTCGAGCGGCGGCTCGACAACGTCATCTTCCGCGCGGGCTTCGCGCGCACCATCCCGGCCGCGCGACAGCTGGTGGCGCACGGGCACGTGCTCGTCGACGGAAAGCGCGTCGATATCCCGTCCTACCGCGTCAGCGCCGGAGAGACGGTGAGCGTGAGCGAGAAGCGCCGTGACCACCGGACCGTCGTGGAGGGCCTCGCGAAGACGGACATGGAAGCCCCCACGTGGCTCGCGGTCGACAAGGACGCCCGGCAGGCGCGCGTGGCCGCGCTGCCGGACGAGACGAGCATCCCGTTCCCCATCGCCGTTCAGCTCATCATCGAGTACTACTCGCAGCGGCTGTGA
- a CDS encoding VOC family protein, translating to MFSSSWPTSRRARSSIGPSETIGIPIAGEADDYFWADELFISSVGSPSAAGVPTGRAHLAFQASDRATVDRFHAAAVAAGGKDNGAPGKRPYHPGYYAAFVLDPDGNNIEVVHHGQANKSADAIKITF from the coding sequence ATGTTCAGCTCGTCGTGGCCGACCTCGCGGCGAGCAAGAAGTTCTATCGGGCCGTCTGAGACGATCGGGATCCCGATCGCAGGCGAGGCCGACGATTACTTCTGGGCCGACGAGCTCTTCATCTCCAGCGTGGGCTCGCCGTCCGCGGCCGGTGTGCCCACGGGCCGAGCGCACCTAGCCTTCCAGGCGAGCGACCGCGCGACGGTCGATCGGTTCCACGCCGCCGCGGTCGCCGCGGGCGGCAAGGACAACGGCGCTCCGGGCAAGCGCCCGTACCATCCTGGCTACTACGCGGCGTTCGTGCTCGACCCGGATGGCAACAACATCGAGGTCGTCCACCACGGCCAGGCGAACAAGTCGGCCGACGCGATAAAGATCACGTTCTGA
- a CDS encoding AAA family ATPase, with translation MASLSTESTPRERLDRAISVLGRVRMYWRGAAAMMAVGLAISLALALATKRVWRSEATILYRDTIQTGRDPQSGTARAARLGSKLKDALTARGTLAGVVEAFGLYPEKSARSMVEAVEEMKTHVGFRAQSSDTYVVSFTHDDPHVAQQVAARLTQILLDDYRRDSLGTATMTRDFLRKELAEASSKVDAASRALATFLARNPQFQWGLNDSPYAPTPQPLGSPGAPATAAARALPAQPARPADPQLAALERQLARVEALLGAARSPAVAPGQPLPQSVVEAQRARTAAVAAVASAEAALAEKLTTVTPIHPDAVAAKRRVEAAKSQLAAAESALGLVRAGVTEAPAGEERALTPARRAALAAERTALLRQIAGLRVRAAGGRASSGGEAPRAPAESAARGEAPRAPPWAADGAAEERVIELETEWHRLRLDLERAREYLKTVQANERAADLSADAAENKSETELDVLDQAYLPSRPDRGRGRVFFAGAAVTFFFALGVAGARVLLNDTLYDGGDIHALGGPALLAAMPELPARPPLRERTIVPAYCAEPLGGPGYGAEPSGGPGHGAEPPGAAGPGAEPPGEARHGAEPSSAAGPGAEPLGGYGHGAEPPGAPEEAAPAGAVPDPEDTLRDGLDLGDCEVVDRSSWSAPEAPLACVGVRSFARVGSPALDGPEVVMIGADLDPEGHGVFELLRGAPAPALAALRVLRHRLDQRRAGEPLAVAVVSPGRAEGKTALAVRLAMTLAEAERARVLLVDGHLACPRVAATLGLRLPAHASFSEQLRRRMAGEIRPLGVIAVSQSLSVLAEPSLEASYPAALHSVHFEAAMRTLRRYHDYVVIDGPPVLGSGDANVIEDAADGIVLVARASLTRASSLTRAAEQLGDRRILGVVLNDVAPRPVVRKRICIDGEPAEQSA, from the coding sequence ATGGCCAGCCTGAGCACGGAGAGCACACCCCGGGAGCGCCTGGATCGCGCGATAAGCGTCCTCGGCCGGGTCCGGATGTACTGGCGCGGAGCGGCCGCGATGATGGCCGTCGGACTCGCGATCTCCCTGGCCCTGGCGCTCGCCACGAAGCGGGTGTGGCGGAGCGAGGCCACGATCCTCTACCGCGACACCATCCAGACCGGCCGCGATCCCCAGAGCGGCACCGCGCGCGCGGCGCGCCTCGGGTCGAAGCTGAAGGACGCGCTCACGGCGCGCGGGACGCTCGCCGGCGTCGTCGAGGCGTTCGGGCTCTACCCGGAGAAGTCCGCCCGCTCGATGGTCGAGGCCGTCGAGGAGATGAAGACCCACGTCGGCTTCCGCGCGCAGAGCAGCGATACGTACGTCGTCTCGTTCACCCACGACGATCCGCACGTGGCGCAGCAGGTCGCCGCCCGCCTCACGCAGATCCTGCTCGACGACTACCGCCGCGACAGCCTCGGCACGGCGACGATGACCCGCGACTTCCTGCGGAAGGAGCTCGCCGAGGCCAGCTCCAAGGTCGACGCGGCGAGCCGCGCGCTGGCGACGTTCCTCGCCAGGAATCCGCAGTTCCAGTGGGGGCTCAACGACTCTCCGTACGCGCCGACGCCCCAGCCGCTCGGCTCGCCCGGCGCCCCGGCGACCGCCGCCGCCCGCGCCCTGCCAGCGCAGCCAGCCCGCCCGGCCGATCCGCAGCTCGCGGCGCTCGAGCGCCAGCTCGCCCGCGTCGAGGCGCTGCTCGGGGCCGCGCGGTCGCCAGCGGTGGCGCCAGGGCAGCCGCTGCCCCAGAGCGTCGTCGAGGCGCAGCGGGCCCGCACCGCCGCTGTCGCCGCGGTCGCGTCGGCCGAGGCGGCGCTCGCCGAGAAGCTCACGACCGTGACCCCGATCCACCCGGACGCCGTCGCCGCGAAGCGCCGCGTCGAGGCGGCGAAGAGCCAGCTCGCCGCGGCCGAGAGCGCGCTCGGGCTCGTGCGCGCGGGCGTCACCGAGGCGCCGGCCGGCGAGGAGCGCGCGCTCACGCCGGCGCGGCGCGCGGCGCTCGCGGCGGAGCGGACCGCGCTCCTCCGGCAGATCGCGGGCCTGCGCGTGCGCGCCGCAGGCGGCAGGGCGTCGTCAGGGGGCGAGGCGCCGCGCGCGCCGGCGGAGAGCGCGGCCAGGGGCGAGGCGCCGCGCGCCCCGCCGTGGGCAGCCGACGGAGCCGCCGAGGAGCGCGTGATCGAGCTCGAGACCGAGTGGCACCGCCTCCGCCTCGATCTCGAGCGGGCGCGCGAGTACCTGAAGACCGTTCAGGCCAACGAGCGGGCCGCGGACCTGTCCGCGGACGCCGCCGAGAACAAGAGCGAGACCGAGCTCGACGTCCTCGATCAGGCCTACCTGCCGAGCCGCCCCGACCGTGGGCGAGGCCGCGTCTTCTTCGCGGGCGCCGCTGTGACGTTCTTCTTCGCGCTGGGCGTCGCCGGGGCCCGGGTGCTGCTCAACGACACGCTCTATGACGGCGGCGACATCCACGCGCTCGGCGGCCCGGCCCTGCTGGCCGCGATGCCGGAGCTCCCGGCGCGCCCGCCGCTCCGCGAGCGCACGATCGTGCCGGCGTACTGCGCAGAGCCGCTCGGCGGGCCCGGGTACGGCGCGGAACCGTCCGGCGGGCCCGGGCACGGCGCAGAGCCGCCCGGCGCGGCTGGGCCCGGCGCGGAGCCGCCGGGGGAGGCCAGGCACGGCGCCGAGCCGTCCAGCGCGGCTGGGCCCGGCGCAGAGCCGCTCGGCGGGTATGGGCACGGCGCGGAGCCGCCCGGCGCGCCGGAAGAGGCCGCTCCGGCCGGCGCCGTCCCGGACCCGGAGGACACGCTCCGGGATGGCCTCGATCTCGGCGACTGCGAGGTGGTCGACCGGTCGTCCTGGAGCGCGCCCGAGGCGCCGCTCGCCTGCGTGGGCGTGCGTTCGTTCGCGCGCGTCGGCAGCCCCGCGCTCGACGGGCCCGAGGTGGTGATGATCGGCGCGGACCTCGATCCCGAGGGGCACGGGGTGTTCGAGCTGCTCCGGGGAGCGCCCGCGCCCGCGCTCGCGGCGCTCCGGGTCCTCCGGCACCGGCTCGATCAGCGGCGGGCGGGCGAGCCGCTGGCGGTCGCGGTGGTGAGCCCCGGCCGGGCCGAGGGCAAGACCGCGCTCGCGGTCCGCCTCGCGATGACGCTCGCCGAGGCCGAGCGCGCGCGGGTGCTGCTCGTCGACGGCCACCTGGCGTGCCCCCGCGTCGCCGCGACGCTCGGCCTGCGGCTGCCCGCGCACGCGAGCTTCTCGGAGCAGCTCCGGCGGCGGATGGCGGGCGAGATCCGCCCGCTCGGCGTCATCGCCGTCAGCCAGTCGCTCTCGGTGCTCGCGGAGCCATCGCTCGAGGCGAGCTACCCCGCGGCGCTCCACTCGGTCCACTTCGAGGCCGCGATGCGCACGCTGCGGCGCTATCACGACTACGTCGTCATCGACGGCCCTCCGGTCCTCGGCTCGGGCGACGCCAACGTCATCGAAGACGCCGCTGACGGCATCGTCCTCGTCGCGCGCGCCTCGCTGACCCGGGCGTCGTCGCTGACGAGGGCCGCCGAGCAGCTCGGCGATCGCCGCATCCTCGGGGTGGTCCTCAACGACGTCGCGCCGAGGCCCGTCGTCAGGAAGCGGATCTGCATCGACGGCGAGCCAGCGGAGCAGTCGGCCTGA
- a CDS encoding O-antigen ligase family protein: MAAWVVCALCALVIIKPQEFIPALAGIPLVHAAFGITLLCVALDVVWRRLKPTLAPQVVYALAFLAWAALTTALKRPAALEERGMQLATVAGIFVAVAVAAASPRGLRALAITLVGCAVLTTVVAIVQAFQPHGCMIAAPDDWEGKGELEPDGRPCETNLDCRIEAPVPDGNYRCERPGPLGTSTIDGRVRYRGSLADPNELSLMAGMSIPLAIALAERRARPRRPRRPVRGGPPPSAGAPPCAPRRALTLPVLLTDRLISRVAAALRALPVTAIIAAIGAMVVLSRSRSGVIVYLVVLGLSFIRRSGTLGVIAACFIGPPMLLLGGRSGDEASESSDERVELLREAFELIRRTKGIGVGAGQFGDESSLGLTAHNSYLLAAAETGLLGMCLFALVLYASLKVPLSIWLGDVEVGPTARRFAPAIFVSLCGALIGIFFLSWAYKDILYMVLGASAALYGAARAEDSRVVVRVSGREVALVCGGMVVVLVLLNVLLRFLG; this comes from the coding sequence ATGGCAGCGTGGGTCGTGTGCGCGCTGTGCGCGCTCGTCATCATCAAGCCGCAGGAGTTCATCCCCGCGCTCGCGGGGATTCCGCTCGTGCACGCGGCGTTCGGGATCACCCTTCTCTGCGTCGCCCTCGACGTCGTGTGGCGGCGGCTCAAGCCGACGCTCGCGCCTCAGGTCGTCTATGCGCTCGCGTTCCTCGCCTGGGCGGCGCTGACCACCGCGCTGAAGCGCCCGGCCGCGCTCGAGGAGCGCGGCATGCAGCTCGCGACCGTCGCGGGCATCTTCGTCGCCGTCGCCGTCGCCGCGGCCTCGCCGCGAGGGCTGCGCGCGCTCGCGATCACGCTCGTCGGCTGCGCCGTCCTCACGACCGTGGTCGCGATCGTGCAAGCGTTCCAGCCGCACGGCTGCATGATCGCCGCGCCCGATGACTGGGAAGGCAAGGGCGAGCTCGAGCCGGATGGACGCCCCTGCGAGACCAACCTCGACTGCCGCATCGAGGCGCCCGTGCCCGACGGGAACTACCGATGCGAGCGTCCGGGGCCGCTCGGCACGTCGACCATCGACGGCCGCGTCCGCTACCGCGGCTCGCTCGCCGATCCCAACGAGCTCTCGCTGATGGCCGGCATGTCGATCCCGCTTGCGATCGCGCTCGCGGAGCGGCGCGCCCGCCCGCGCCGGCCGCGCAGGCCCGTCCGTGGGGGCCCGCCCCCGTCGGCCGGCGCGCCGCCCTGCGCGCCGCGCCGCGCGCTGACGCTGCCCGTCCTGCTCACGGATCGGCTGATCTCGCGCGTGGCCGCGGCGCTCCGCGCGCTTCCCGTGACGGCGATCATCGCGGCGATCGGCGCGATGGTCGTCCTGTCGCGCTCGCGCTCGGGCGTCATCGTGTACCTGGTGGTCCTCGGCCTCAGCTTCATCCGGCGGAGCGGGACGCTCGGCGTCATCGCCGCCTGCTTCATCGGGCCGCCCATGCTCCTGCTCGGCGGCCGGAGCGGCGATGAGGCGAGCGAGAGCTCGGACGAGCGCGTCGAGCTGCTCCGGGAAGCGTTCGAGCTGATCCGCCGGACCAAGGGGATCGGCGTCGGCGCAGGGCAGTTCGGCGACGAGTCGTCGCTCGGCTTGACCGCCCACAACTCCTATCTCCTCGCCGCGGCCGAGACGGGCCTGCTCGGGATGTGCCTGTTCGCGCTCGTCCTGTACGCGTCGCTCAAGGTACCGCTGTCGATCTGGCTGGGCGACGTCGAGGTCGGCCCCACGGCGAGGCGGTTCGCGCCGGCGATCTTCGTGAGCCTGTGCGGCGCGCTGATCGGGATCTTCTTCCTCTCGTGGGCCTACAAGGACATCCTCTACATGGTGCTCGGCGCCTCCGCCGCGCTCTACGGCGCCGCGCGGGCCGAGGACAGCCGCGTCGTGGTGCGCGTGTCCGGGAGGGAGGTCGCGCTCGTGTGCGGCGGGATGGTCGTGGTGCTCGTGCTGCTCAACGTCCTGCTCCGGTTCCTCGGGTGA
- a CDS encoding Stp1/IreP family PP2C-type Ser/Thr phosphatase, translating to MRATAAGLSDVGRERVHNEDRYILLPEFNVYVVADGMGGHEAGEVASRIAASAIAGYFRDANGKRRKASTGDRLRAAVTYANARIYAHADDSRFYRGMGTTVVAAAFSPRERKFYVAHAGDSRCYLLRNGDISQLTRDHSLIADALLERPDLTERDLAYLPRNVITRALGIAPSVDIDLRAERVEAGDVFLLCSDGLHGLVDDREIARIVEDNAVLADACGKLIDCANENGGRDNITAVLIRIEETASASWSQRQGVKSRSAR from the coding sequence ATGCGCGCCACCGCGGCAGGTCTATCCGACGTCGGCAGGGAGCGGGTCCACAACGAGGACCGATACATCCTCCTCCCCGAGTTCAACGTCTACGTCGTCGCGGATGGCATGGGCGGGCACGAGGCCGGCGAGGTCGCGAGCCGGATCGCCGCGAGCGCCATCGCCGGCTACTTCCGCGACGCGAACGGCAAGCGGCGCAAGGCGTCGACCGGCGACAGGCTGCGCGCCGCCGTGACGTACGCGAACGCGCGCATCTACGCGCACGCCGACGACTCGCGGTTCTACCGCGGGATGGGGACCACGGTCGTCGCCGCGGCGTTCTCGCCGCGGGAGCGCAAGTTCTACGTCGCCCACGCCGGCGACAGCCGCTGCTACCTCCTCCGCAACGGCGATATCTCGCAGCTGACCCGCGACCACTCGCTCATCGCGGACGCGCTCCTCGAGCGGCCCGACCTCACGGAGCGCGACCTCGCCTACCTGCCCCGCAACGTGATCACGCGCGCGCTCGGCATCGCCCCCAGCGTCGACATCGACCTGCGCGCGGAGCGCGTCGAGGCCGGCGACGTGTTCCTCCTCTGCTCCGACGGCCTCCACGGGCTCGTGGACGATCGCGAGATCGCGCGCATCGTCGAGGACAACGCCGTGCTCGCCGACGCGTGCGGCAAGCTCATCGACTGTGCCAACGAGAACGGTGGCCGCGACAACATCACTGCCGTGCTCATCCGGATCGAGGAGACGGCATCGGCGTCCTGGAGCCAGCGCCAGGGCGTCAAGAGCCGCAGCGCGCGGTAG
- a CDS encoding aldehyde dehydrogenase family protein, which produces MSDLVIDNPYTLEEAVRRPLADEAAVDRLLDTATAAARRFSHTSIAERAALCQRAVEHIEASAPSIAADITRMTGKPLRQSRNEVAGMAKRARHMISIAEGALADVILPELPGLERRIVRAPLGVVFNLPAWNYPLLTAVNVVIPAVLSGNVVLLKHSPRSPLCGEHFATAFAEAGAPPGLVQAFHCDHPTSERIASDPRVNFVGFTGSVEGGRRIYAATSKKVAVDAGLELGGKDGAYVAADADLEKAVDGIVDGACYNAGQSCCAVERAYVHRDLYPKFVEAALELMKRYVLGDPTDERTNLGPMAQPHAPAFLEAQVKQALSRGAKALCGGRATQVEGRGRFFEPTLLVDTAPDLDVMRIESFGPVLPIVPVSSDEEALALMNDSDLGLTASVWTRDRERAARLARELDVGTVYMNQCDTLDPALPWTGAKNSGKGATLSTLGFLHLTRPKSINFKIG; this is translated from the coding sequence ATGTCCGACCTTGTGATCGACAACCCGTATACCCTCGAGGAAGCCGTCCGCCGGCCTCTTGCAGACGAGGCCGCCGTCGACCGGCTCCTCGACACGGCGACCGCCGCCGCGCGGCGCTTCTCGCACACATCCATCGCCGAGCGCGCCGCCCTGTGCCAGCGCGCGGTCGAGCACATCGAGGCCAGCGCCCCGTCGATCGCCGCCGACATCACCCGCATGACGGGCAAGCCGCTGCGCCAATCCCGCAATGAAGTCGCGGGGATGGCCAAGCGAGCCCGGCATATGATCTCGATCGCCGAGGGCGCGCTCGCCGATGTGATCCTGCCGGAGCTCCCCGGGCTCGAGCGGCGGATCGTGCGCGCTCCGCTCGGTGTGGTCTTCAATCTGCCCGCCTGGAATTATCCGCTCCTCACCGCCGTGAACGTGGTCATCCCCGCGGTGCTCTCGGGCAATGTGGTGCTGCTCAAGCACTCGCCGCGCTCTCCGCTCTGCGGAGAGCACTTCGCGACGGCGTTCGCGGAGGCCGGCGCGCCGCCCGGCCTCGTCCAGGCCTTCCACTGCGACCACCCCACGTCCGAGCGCATCGCATCGGACCCGCGGGTCAACTTCGTCGGTTTCACCGGTTCCGTCGAAGGCGGACGCAGGATCTATGCGGCCACATCGAAGAAGGTGGCCGTCGACGCCGGCCTGGAGCTCGGCGGGAAGGACGGCGCCTACGTCGCGGCCGACGCGGATCTCGAGAAGGCGGTGGACGGGATCGTCGACGGCGCCTGCTACAACGCGGGACAGAGCTGCTGCGCTGTCGAGCGCGCGTATGTTCACCGCGACCTGTATCCGAAGTTCGTGGAGGCCGCGCTGGAGCTGATGAAGCGCTATGTCCTCGGCGATCCGACCGACGAGCGGACGAACCTGGGTCCGATGGCGCAGCCCCATGCGCCGGCGTTCCTGGAGGCGCAGGTGAAGCAGGCGCTCTCCCGGGGGGCGAAGGCGCTCTGCGGCGGTCGGGCGACCCAGGTCGAGGGCCGCGGGCGCTTCTTCGAGCCGACGCTCCTCGTGGACACGGCGCCCGATCTCGACGTGATGCGCATCGAGTCGTTCGGGCCGGTGCTGCCCATCGTGCCGGTCTCATCCGACGAGGAGGCGCTCGCGCTGATGAACGACAGCGATCTCGGGCTCACCGCGTCGGTCTGGACGCGCGACCGCGAGCGCGCCGCGCGGCTCGCGCGCGAGCTCGACGTCGGCACGGTCTACATGAACCAGTGTGACACCCTGGATCCGGCGCTCCCGTGGACGGGCGCGAAGAACAGCGGCAAGGGCGCGACGCTCTCGACGCTCGGGTTCCTGCACCTGACGCGGCCGAAATCGATCAACTTCAAGATCGGCTGA
- a CDS encoding class I SAM-dependent methyltransferase yields MIFSIDAAPSFARRELAGVAACAYASDAFPDLGLHDEEARQLARLLEVERAGFTEQELRPLATRTRLVDDVVDDFFRRHPDGLAIGLFSGPCTRFSRVDNGQLHWIDIDVPRVVAWKSRRAPRTPRYALATASPGCDHWIDQLADAQDWPTLILGLGLFSHLGPERIGAFLTQVSLRLAKDVELLLDASPSLQLRPTAARGARHVELHREGGVVETFPWLRVLGDSDYPAPLGARVRTTNGLARFFRKAQFPILRHLRRV; encoded by the coding sequence ATGATTTTCAGTATCGACGCTGCCCCTTCGTTTGCTCGACGCGAGCTCGCGGGTGTCGCCGCGTGCGCGTACGCCTCCGACGCGTTTCCCGACCTCGGGCTCCACGACGAGGAAGCGCGCCAGCTCGCCCGCTTGCTCGAGGTCGAGCGCGCTGGCTTCACGGAACAGGAGCTCCGCCCCCTCGCGACCCGCACGCGGCTGGTCGACGACGTCGTGGACGACTTCTTCCGCCGTCACCCGGACGGGTTGGCCATCGGGCTCTTCTCCGGGCCGTGCACCCGATTCTCGCGCGTCGACAACGGGCAGCTCCACTGGATCGACATCGACGTTCCCCGCGTCGTCGCGTGGAAGTCCCGGCGCGCCCCGCGGACGCCGCGGTATGCGCTGGCCACCGCGTCCCCAGGCTGCGATCACTGGATCGATCAGCTCGCCGACGCGCAGGACTGGCCCACGTTGATCCTCGGCCTCGGCCTCTTCTCCCACCTCGGCCCCGAGCGGATCGGCGCCTTCTTGACCCAGGTCTCCCTGCGCCTCGCCAAGGACGTGGAGCTCCTGCTCGACGCGAGCCCGAGCCTCCAGCTCCGTCCCACCGCGGCGAGGGGCGCGCGTCACGTCGAGCTCCACCGAGAGGGAGGGGTCGTCGAGACGTTTCCATGGCTGCGCGTCCTGGGCGACAGCGACTATCCCGCGCCGCTAGGCGCCCGCGTCCGGACCACGAATGGACTCGCGCGCTTCTTCCGTAAAGCGCAGTTCCCGATCCTCCGCCACCTCCGGCGCGTGTGA
- a CDS encoding GNAT family N-acetyltransferase, translated as MADAQTVSLDAATPADAVILSNLLELYIHDLSDVFPGIELGQDGRFGYPKLPLYWSERERRFAFLIRCGGRVAGFVLATRGSPAVEDPDTLDVAEFFVLRRYRRSGVGRQAACLLWNDLPGKWTVRVAEGNRGALAFWRGVVAEFTSGAVTELVRPGQPNAWRVFCFESVPERVGP; from the coding sequence ATGGCAGATGCGCAGACTGTCTCTCTGGACGCGGCGACGCCAGCGGACGCCGTGATCCTGTCCAATCTTCTCGAGCTGTACATCCACGATCTCAGCGATGTGTTCCCCGGTATCGAGCTGGGGCAGGACGGGCGCTTCGGCTATCCCAAGCTCCCTCTCTACTGGTCGGAGCGGGAGCGGCGGTTCGCGTTCCTCATTCGATGCGGCGGGCGCGTCGCCGGGTTCGTCCTGGCGACGCGCGGTTCGCCGGCGGTGGAGGACCCGGACACCCTCGATGTGGCGGAGTTCTTCGTCCTTCGCCGCTATCGCCGCTCCGGCGTGGGCCGCCAGGCGGCGTGCCTCCTGTGGAACGATCTTCCCGGGAAGTGGACCGTGCGCGTCGCCGAGGGGAACCGGGGCGCTCTGGCGTTCTGGCGCGGCGTCGTCGCGGAGTTCACGAGCGGCGCCGTGACGGAGCTCGTGCGTCCCGGCCAGCCGAACGCCTGGCGGGTGTTCTGCTTCGAGAGCGTGCCTGAGCGCGTCGGGCCCTGA
- a CDS encoding UTP--glucose-1-phosphate uridylyltransferase, giving the protein MSSLAQQIAALPGPLLARLRARGFDPDRVARWAASIGKDRDARNRLQGTVEPPVPGDIADLPAEGTPEHARCREAGLAALRRGEVALCVLAGGMATRMGGVVKALVEVLPGRTFLDLRLAESDHLRRTTGVPVPLWLMTSEATNGPIREALGARLDEPGDLCATFEQHVSLRLTPEGGLFLDEAGEPSVYATGHGDLPDALRESGLLGRFIARGGKIVWIANLDNLGATVDPVLLGWHLGHGGPLSVEVVDKGGDKGGGPLRWNGRPVMAEDFRLPVDFDPKVVPVFNTNTFLASAEALDALALDWIYVEVEKKVDDRKAIQFERILNEVTFGLPARFVRVPREGLAARFLPVKDVEELERRRPAIEAIARARGFLG; this is encoded by the coding sequence GTGTCTTCCCTCGCCCAGCAGATCGCCGCGCTCCCTGGCCCTCTCCTCGCTCGCCTCCGGGCTCGCGGGTTCGACCCCGATCGCGTCGCCCGGTGGGCCGCGTCCATCGGCAAGGACCGGGACGCCCGCAACCGCCTCCAGGGCACGGTCGAGCCGCCCGTGCCCGGCGATATCGCCGACCTGCCCGCCGAGGGCACGCCCGAGCACGCCCGCTGCCGCGAGGCGGGCCTGGCCGCGCTGCGCCGGGGCGAGGTCGCCCTCTGCGTCCTCGCCGGCGGGATGGCCACCCGGATGGGCGGCGTGGTCAAGGCGCTCGTCGAGGTGCTGCCTGGTCGGACCTTCCTCGATCTGCGCCTCGCCGAGAGCGATCACCTCCGGCGCACGACGGGGGTCCCGGTCCCGCTGTGGCTGATGACCAGCGAGGCGACGAACGGACCGATCCGCGAGGCGCTCGGCGCGCGCCTCGACGAGCCGGGCGATCTCTGCGCCACGTTCGAGCAGCACGTCTCGCTGCGCCTGACCCCGGAAGGCGGGCTGTTCCTGGACGAGGCGGGCGAGCCGAGCGTCTACGCCACCGGCCACGGCGACCTCCCGGACGCCCTCCGCGAGAGCGGCCTCCTCGGCCGTTTCATCGCCCGCGGCGGGAAGATCGTCTGGATCGCCAACCTCGACAACCTCGGCGCGACCGTCGATCCGGTCCTCCTGGGCTGGCACCTCGGCCACGGCGGGCCCCTCTCCGTCGAGGTGGTCGACAAGGGCGGCGACAAGGGCGGCGGGCCGCTGCGGTGGAACGGACGACCGGTGATGGCGGAGGACTTCCGGCTGCCGGTCGATTTCGATCCGAAGGTCGTGCCCGTCTTCAACACCAACACCTTCCTGGCGAGCGCCGAGGCGCTCGACGCCCTCGCGCTGGACTGGATCTACGTGGAGGTCGAGAAGAAGGTGGACGACCGCAAGGCGATCCAGTTCGAGCGCATCCTGAACGAGGTCACCTTCGGCCTGCCGGCCCGGTTCGTTCGCGTGCCGCGCGAGGGCCTCGCGGCGCGGTTCCTCCCCGTCAAGGACGTCGAGGAGCTGGAGCGGCGGCGGCCGGCGATCGAGGCGATCGCCCGCGCGCGCGGCTTCCTCGGCTGA